In Seonamhaeicola sp. S2-3, the genomic window CTTACCTAAGTTTGTAAAAGTTATGCCAAAAGAATACAAAGTAGCTTTAGAAAGAATAGCTAATGAAGAACCAATGGTTGAAGAATTAACAATTGCATAGTGTTATGGGAAAAGTAACAGGATTTAAAGAATTTGATAGACAAGACGAAGCTTACAAACCGGTTGAAGACCGTGTAAAGCACTATAAAGAATTTACTATTCCTTTATCTGAGGAAGAAATAACAAAACAAGGGTCTCGCTGTATGGATTGCGGTATTCCGTTTTGTCATAGTGGTTGCCCTCTTGGGAATTTAATCCCAGATTTTAACCACATGGTTCACCAAGGTGAATGGCGAAAGGCATCATGGATATTACACTCTACAAATAATTTCCCAGAATTCACAGGTAGATTATGTCCTGCCCCTTGTGAAAAATCATGTGTACTGGGTATCATTGAAGATCCTATTTCAATAGAAAATATAGAAAAACAAATTGTAGAACGTGCTTTTAAAGAAGGTTGGATAAAACCATGTCCTCCTAAAACACGTACAGACAAAACTATTGCCATTGTAGGTTCTGGACCAGCAGGTTTAGCCGCTGCGCAACAATTAAATAGAGCTGGACACACCGTTACCGTTTTTGAAAGAGATGATGAAATAGGTGGTTTATTACGCTATGGTATTCCTAACTTTAAAATGGAAAAAGAAATCATAGACAGACGTTTAGCTATTTTGAAAGCAGAAGGCATCACATTTAAAACCAATGTAAATGTTGGCGTTAATTATGATGTAGAAGAACTAAAAGCCTTTGACGCTGTAGTACTTTGTGGTGGTGCAACTCAAAGACGTAGTTTACCAACACCTGGTATTGATGCCGATGGCGTTGTACAAGCTATGGATTTCTTAACCCAACAAACTAAAGTATTATTTGGTAAAGAGGTAAAAAACCAAGTTTTAGCAACTGGTAAAGATGTTATTGTTATTGGTGGTGGAGATACTGGTTCAGACTGTATTGGAACTTCAAACAGACAAGGTGCAAAATCGGTTACCAATTTTGAGATTATGCCTAAACCTCCAGGACATCGTTCACCTACAACTCCTTGGCCTTATTGGCCTTTACAATTAAAAACATCTTCTTCGCATCAAGAAGGGTGTAATCGTAATTGGCTAATTAATACTAAAGAATTTATAACAGATGAAAACGGAAAATTAACTGCTTTAAAAACCGTTAATGTAGAATGGGAAATGATTCCTGGTGAAAGACCAAAACTAATTGAAATTGAAGGTACAGAAAAAATATGGCCTTGTGATTTAGCTTTATTAGCACTTGGTTTTACAGGACCAGAAAGTACTTTAGCCGATAAATTAGGTATTGAAACAGATGCACGCTCTAACTATAAGGCTGAGTACGGAAAGTACCAAACTAATATTCCAAACATTTTTACTGCTGGTGATATGCGCCGCGGACAATCATTAATTGTTTGGGCTATTTCTGAAGGTAGAGAAGCTGCAAGACAAGTTGATATTTTCTTAATGGGTAAATCTGATTTACCAACTAAAAATGAAGCTGGTGATTTAGTGAGTTTACACTAAAACAACACCTTAAAATAAATACTCAATAAAAAAGCACACTATATAGTGTGCTTTTTTATGTCTATAAATTCAATAACTGTTTTAAAAACCCTTCCTTACTACTTAATGATACTTTAACTTTTTCAGCATTACTCATTACAACATATGGTGGTTTTGTTTTTGTGTATTTTTTTACGTGGCTTAGGTTTACCAAACACGACTGACTTACTCTGTAAAAACCACTTTCGTTTAGCATTTCTTCAAAACGCTTTAGAGTTTTTGAGCTTGTTATTTTCTTTCCGTTTTCAATGTAAATATCTGTATAATTTACATTAGCTTCACAATAAATAATACTAGAAACATCTAAAACAACACATTCATTTATAGTGTTTACACTTATACGTTTTTTGGTAGTGTCTTCTTTTAAATTATAAAGCAATGTATCTATTTTTTTATTTACATCTTCAGTAGATTTTTGAGATTTCAATCTACTAACTACCTCATCAAAATCATCTAAATCAATTGGTTTTAATAAATAATGAAGCGCCGCAAATTTAAAAGCTTTTACTGCGTATTTACTGTAAGCTGTAGTGAAAACTACCATAAAATTTAAGTGTTTAACTTGTTGTAAATACTCAAACCCTGTTTGATTATTAATTTCAACATCTAAAAAAACCAAATCGGGGTTTAATGCCTTTGTTGCTTCAATAGCACTTGTAAGGTTTGTGCATGTTTTAACAACATTAAAAACATCACTGTGCTTATTGGTTAACTTAAGCAAAGCATCAATACAATGCTGCTCATCATCTATAATTATTGTGTTAATCATCATTTAAATAGGCTAACTGAAAGGGCAATACAACTTCTACTCTTGTACCTACACTTTTATTAATAATTTTAACTTGTGCGTTTGTTTTTTTGGTTTTGTTTAAAACCGCAATTCTATCTTTTGTAATTTTTATACCCAATGATGTGTGCGCCATATTCTTTTTGTTTGCAAGTGGCATACCCACACCGTTATCATCTACACTGTAACACAGTTGTTGGTTGTTTATTTTTTTAACTTGAATGGTAATTACACCAGCATCGTTAAGTTTTGACACACCGTGCCAAATACTATTTTCAACAAAAGGCTGCATAATCATTGATGGAACTAAAACGTTACTTTTATCAATGTCATCATCAACAGTAATTTCATAATTGAATGTGTTAGGAATGCGTTTTTTTTCAATATCTAAATAATTTTCTAACAGTTTTATATCTTCTTCAACAGTAATATTTTCATACATAGACACCTCTAATGTCTGTCTCATTAGTTTGGAAAATTTAGTAAGGTAATTTGACGCATCATCAACCTTATTACTAACAATATAATTATTTATAGAATTTAATGTATTGAAAATGAAATGCGGATTCATTTGAGCACGTAATGCTCTTAATTCGGTTGTAGCAACTTTGGTGTTAAAATCGGCGTCTCGTTTTTTCTTATAAAAAACCATTAGCCCAATTACAAAACATACAATAATACCGCCAACAGCTAAATAGGTTGTTTTTATAAATTTTTGTCTCTCTAATTCATTTGCAAAAACTAACTGTTCTTGTTTGTGATTATTTTCTAGTATACTTTTTTCATTTTGGTACTTGTATTTTTCTTCAAGTCTTACTAACTCTCCTTTCTTTTCAATTGAATTAAAACTGTCTTTTAATTTAACTGCTTCATTAATATAATTATAAGCGTTTTTATAGTTTTTTAATTGCTTGTTTACTTGTGTTAAACCTTCTAAAGCAGATACTTGCAATGATAAATTTTGGACTTTTTTAGCTAAATTATAGGCGTTTTGATAATGATTTTTAGCTTTATATAAATTACTTGTATTTAAGTAACTTTCTCCCATATAGTTATAAACTATGGCTAAATTGTTGGTATTGCTCAACTTTTGATAAAGCGCTTTAGCTTTGTTAAAATTGTTTAGCGCTTTATTGTGTTTTTTTAATCCAACGTTTACAATGCCTATATTAGTTAGGGCGCTGGCCATTCCCAATTTATTTCCGCTTTTTTGCATTATACCATATGATTTTTGGTAATTTTCAATGGCTTTTTGTTGCTGACGTAAATAATCATAAATGTTACCAATATTGTTGTAACTATTTGCTAAACCGTATTTATAATCTAAAGTTTTATAAATTTTTGAAGCTTTTTCATGATATACTAATGCCTTATTATATGTTTTTAACTTAGTATATAAAATCCCAAGGTTTTCGGTGGTATTAGCAAAATCTAAACTAAGAGTATCATTTAAATGCCTATAAATAGTAAGTGCCTCTAAATAATTTGATAAAGACGTTGGGTAATCAGACAAATACATGTAATTCACCCCCATACTGTTAAGCATTTTCGCCATTAACACACTATCGTTGGCTTTTTTAAAGGCTTCAAAGGCTTCAATATTACATTTATTAGCCTTAATATAATCACTTTTGTTGAAATAAATGAGACCTTTATTATAAATAAGTCTTGCCTGCTTATTAAAATTATTATCGGCTTTATAAATTTCACCTGCCTTATCATACATAGCTAAAGCCATAGAATCATTACCTATAGTTGAATAATTATGCCCCTTGTATTGATATGCTCTGGCTTCTTTATCTGTATCTTTTAAACTTTTGGCAAGTGCAACTGCTTCATCTAAGACTTTTAACCCTTTTTTTGTGTTAATGGAATAGTAATAATACCCTAAATCTGTTAACAAATTTAATCTTGTAGAATCTGACAACTTAGTGCTTCGCAATTGATTTTCTAAAGAGTCTATTTCTCTCTGTTGAGCTACCAAAACAACACTTAGTAAAAAAAACAAGTAGCATATTTTTTTAAACATAAAAGGGTTAAAATATTGTTATTAAACCAAATATATAAACAATAGAGAGAATACACTATTAACATAAAACAAAAAACTACAAATAATAAGTAAAAGACGGCAAATAATAAATTTAGGTATTCTGTTAATAGCTGCAGTTCTATTTTCATGGCGCTATTAATTAATCCTGACCACAATGAAATCATTATCTCAAATAAGTATTACCAATTTGGTGTTTGTTCATTCTATTATAAATTTTCAACATTTATACTCTAAACCAAAAAGTAATAAATCTTCTAAAATAGACTACTATACATTAGGCTTATTTCTAGACCAAATTTATTGGTTTGAGCAAAAAAACTTGTTTCTGATATAGCTTTCTACTAGTATAGGAATATAAATACACTCTGAATTCAAAAGCATAAATAGAGTAGAAATCATTTTAAAAAATCTTTAGCTGATACTTCCTAAAACAGAGCATACTTAAGGGACCAAAAAAGTTTTTGCTAACCTTAATAAATCAATAATAAACATAAAAATTTTAAAAAAATGAATATAAAACAGTTACCCTCAATCTTAAAAGTATTTAAACAAATCAAGCCGTAGCCTTCCTGAAAGCCTTGCGGTATTATTATTAATTCATACACACTCTCAACATGAAACTTTTTTTTAAGAATGTTTTTTTTTCGCTGCTTTTTTTGTTTTCACTATCTACAAGCGCACAACAACAAAACACTGATGTGAAATATAAACGCAGTTCGCTGCACACCCTCATGATTAGTGATCCAAAACAGGAATATGCCAATACCATCCAAGACATTTTTGTTAATGCCCCTTTGCCCAACAAGTTCAACAACCACATGGTATTTACTAGGCTAATTCCTAAAAACGATACGACCTTGGCTTATACAAAACCAAAAGCTAGCGAACACCCCAAAAAGAAAGGGCTACTATCGAAAGTTTCCTTAAAATCTAACAATAATAGTTCTGATGACACCCAACATTTGGCCATATTAAATTATTTAAACAGTAAAAATATTGCTAAAGACATGGTTGCTAAATGGTTTAACAGAAGTGAAAACGGTGGTTTTAATATGGATTTAATAGCCGAAAGAGGCTTTTATAACGCCACCGATTTGGATGTGAAAATTGCCAACAATAGTGAACGCGGTTCGGCTATGTTAGCCGATGCAGGCGAAGCTCTTATAAAAAACACCTTTGTGGTGGTCAACAATTTTAAGTACACCAACAAAGAAGAAATAGCCAACCAAGCCAAAGGCATTTTGGGTAGCGTTTCAGATGTAGCTTCAATTCTCGGAAAAAACGATGTGGCAACGGTATCTGAGGCAACCTCTGCAGGCGTTGAAGTTGCTGGAAAAGGTTACATCATCAAAACCCAAGCCTTTTTGTACAAGCTAGTTTGGAACGATGACATAGCTGGGATATTTTACAATAGCTACTGGACGGAAGATAGTGCCATTGATCCCGAAAAGAAAAATGCTTTTGATGAGACCAACCTATTCAAGTTTGAATACATTGGTAACGCCACCTCTTGGGCCGATGTACAAAGCACCGTTTATACCAAAAAAAGCAACGAAGATTTAATAAGTATTGCAACGGTTAGAGCGGTTGACAACGTTATTGCCAAACTACAAAGGGAATTTGAAGTCTTCAGAACAAAAACGCCACTGATAAGTACAGATCCTTTGGCAGCAAAAATTGGCCTCAAAGAAGGTTTGGAAAAAGGAGACAAATATGAAGTTTTGGAACAAGTACTCAATGAAAATGGAGTTATTGAATACGAACGCTTAGGCGTTATAAAAGTTGAAAAGGATCTCATTTGGGACAACCGCTTTAATGCCAACGAAGAAAATCCTTCAGAATTGGAATATACCACCTTTAGCGGAGGAAAAAACAAATATTTCCCAGGTATGCTAATTAGACAAATTAATTAACATTAAATACTAAAACAACATGATACAAAAAACAAAACCACTATTTATTATAATTGCTTTCTTGGTAATTGGGATAAGTGCAAACGCCCAATGGAAAAATGAAAAAGCAAACAAAGACACCGAAATTTTTCGTTATGATATCGAGTGTGAAGGCATTGCAAAACTAGGCTCCAAACTTGTAAAAGTTTGGTCTTACTCCAAAAACCCAAAACATGCCATTTCGCATGCCATGAAAAATGCTGTACATGGTATCATTTTTAAAGGGTTTGCAGGCGGCGGACAAGGATGCACTTCTTTTAGCCCTTTACTAAAATCTGCTAAAACCGCAGCTGAACATGCTGAATTCTTTGATGCATTTTTTGCCGATGGCGGCGATTACCTTAAATACGTTTCTGCAGCTACAGACGGTAGCATAGCTCCTGGAGACCGATTGAAAGTAAGCAAACGCGAATACAAAATTGGCGCCGTAGTTAATGTCCAAACCGATATGTTAAGAAAACGATTGGAAGAAGAAGGCATTATAAAAGGTTTAGCATCTGGATTTTAATTATTAATACACAACTTATGAAAAAACTGAAACAGTTATACATTACCTATTGCCTATTTTTAATAAGTGTAATAGCATTTAGCCAAGCTAAAAAACCAACAATTATGGTGGTTCCAAGTGATGCTTGGTGCATAAAAAATG contains:
- a CDS encoding glutamate synthase subunit beta, which gives rise to MGKVTGFKEFDRQDEAYKPVEDRVKHYKEFTIPLSEEEITKQGSRCMDCGIPFCHSGCPLGNLIPDFNHMVHQGEWRKASWILHSTNNFPEFTGRLCPAPCEKSCVLGIIEDPISIENIEKQIVERAFKEGWIKPCPPKTRTDKTIAIVGSGPAGLAAAQQLNRAGHTVTVFERDDEIGGLLRYGIPNFKMEKEIIDRRLAILKAEGITFKTNVNVGVNYDVEELKAFDAVVLCGGATQRRSLPTPGIDADGVVQAMDFLTQQTKVLFGKEVKNQVLATGKDVIVIGGGDTGSDCIGTSNRQGAKSVTNFEIMPKPPGHRSPTTPWPYWPLQLKTSSSHQEGCNRNWLINTKEFITDENGKLTALKTVNVEWEMIPGERPKLIEIEGTEKIWPCDLALLALGFTGPESTLADKLGIETDARSNYKAEYGKYQTNIPNIFTAGDMRRGQSLIVWAISEGREAARQVDIFLMGKSDLPTKNEAGDLVSLH
- a CDS encoding LytTR family DNA-binding domain-containing protein gives rise to the protein MINTIIIDDEQHCIDALLKLTNKHSDVFNVVKTCTNLTSAIEATKALNPDLVFLDVEINNQTGFEYLQQVKHLNFMVVFTTAYSKYAVKAFKFAALHYLLKPIDLDDFDEVVSRLKSQKSTEDVNKKIDTLLYNLKEDTTKKRISVNTINECVVLDVSSIIYCEANVNYTDIYIENGKKITSSKTLKRFEEMLNESGFYRVSQSCLVNLSHVKKYTKTKPPYVVMSNAEKVKVSLSSKEGFLKQLLNL
- a CDS encoding tetratricopeptide repeat protein, whose protein sequence is MFFLLSVVLVAQQREIDSLENQLRSTKLSDSTRLNLLTDLGYYYYSINTKKGLKVLDEAVALAKSLKDTDKEARAYQYKGHNYSTIGNDSMALAMYDKAGEIYKADNNFNKQARLIYNKGLIYFNKSDYIKANKCNIEAFEAFKKANDSVLMAKMLNSMGVNYMYLSDYPTSLSNYLEALTIYRHLNDTLSLDFANTTENLGILYTKLKTYNKALVYHEKASKIYKTLDYKYGLANSYNNIGNIYDYLRQQQKAIENYQKSYGIMQKSGNKLGMASALTNIGIVNVGLKKHNKALNNFNKAKALYQKLSNTNNLAIVYNYMGESYLNTSNLYKAKNHYQNAYNLAKKVQNLSLQVSALEGLTQVNKQLKNYKNAYNYINEAVKLKDSFNSIEKKGELVRLEEKYKYQNEKSILENNHKQEQLVFANELERQKFIKTTYLAVGGIIVCFVIGLMVFYKKKRDADFNTKVATTELRALRAQMNPHFIFNTLNSINNYIVSNKVDDASNYLTKFSKLMRQTLEVSMYENITVEEDIKLLENYLDIEKKRIPNTFNYEITVDDDIDKSNVLVPSMIMQPFVENSIWHGVSKLNDAGVITIQVKKINNQQLCYSVDDNGVGMPLANKKNMAHTSLGIKITKDRIAVLNKTKKTNAQVKIINKSVGTRVEVVLPFQLAYLNDD